Proteins encoded together in one Flavobacteriales bacterium window:
- a CDS encoding chloride channel protein: MPPTPPPAPSRLIERLQRQVTSALAWLGRKVMNSRMKELTLLTLPYQVAAVITALIAVGYAKLFGLVEEVHAWVIGLHPDWIFVSAPLAFLLSWWLVRRFAPMAGGSGIPQLMAAIEVANDKATDRSWRFLNVRIILVKIASSLAMVVGGGAVGREGPTLQIAGSVYRTVHKLLPPFWPQVSRKVMMVTGGAAGLSAAFNTPLGGIVFAVEELTRTHIAQFRTAVLTAVILAGMTAQLLLGPYLFLGYPKLEPVGFSFMYKVLAIGLCAGAAGALFCKAVLLLDKWRRTLKGNIAQAFFAVGCALAFAVTVKLTGTFALGSGKHLLESYLFDATVDPGWRDIAARILGPLFSFSAGGAGGIFAPSLASGAAVGGWIAQWFEPSRGEFNVLVLAGMTAFLTGVSRSPFTSAILVLEMTDRHSVIFQLMYAAMVAYLISHGIDKRSYYERMKLRLLAALPGNSGREPVGDRPARNGSKRPPEHDPHDEEPPSPTPGYGLG, translated from the coding sequence GTGCCGCCCACACCGCCCCCGGCCCCGTCCCGCCTGATCGAGCGCCTGCAGCGGCAGGTGACCTCGGCCCTCGCCTGGCTGGGCCGCAAGGTGATGAACAGCCGCATGAAGGAGCTCACGCTCCTGACGCTGCCCTACCAGGTGGCCGCGGTGATCACCGCCCTCATCGCCGTGGGCTACGCGAAGCTCTTCGGACTGGTGGAGGAGGTCCACGCCTGGGTCATCGGCCTCCACCCCGATTGGATCTTCGTCAGCGCCCCGCTGGCCTTCCTGCTCAGCTGGTGGCTGGTGCGGCGCTTCGCGCCGATGGCGGGCGGCAGCGGCATCCCGCAGCTCATGGCCGCCATCGAGGTGGCCAACGACAAGGCCACGGACCGCAGCTGGCGCTTCCTCAACGTGCGGATCATCCTGGTGAAGATCGCCAGCAGCCTGGCCATGGTGGTGGGCGGCGGCGCCGTGGGCCGCGAGGGGCCCACCCTGCAGATCGCCGGCAGCGTGTACCGCACCGTGCACAAGCTGCTGCCCCCCTTCTGGCCCCAGGTGAGCCGCAAGGTGATGATGGTGACCGGCGGTGCCGCCGGTCTCAGCGCCGCCTTCAACACCCCGCTCGGCGGCATCGTCTTCGCCGTGGAGGAGCTCACCCGCACCCACATCGCCCAGTTCCGCACCGCCGTCCTCACCGCCGTGATCCTGGCCGGCATGACGGCCCAGCTCCTGCTCGGCCCCTACCTCTTCCTGGGCTATCCCAAGCTGGAGCCCGTCGGCTTCAGCTTCATGTACAAGGTGCTCGCCATCGGCCTGTGCGCCGGTGCCGCCGGTGCCCTCTTCTGCAAGGCGGTGCTGCTGCTCGACAAATGGCGACGCACCCTCAAGGGCAACATCGCCCAGGCCTTCTTCGCCGTGGGCTGCGCACTGGCCTTCGCCGTCACCGTGAAGCTCACCGGCACCTTCGCCCTGGGCAGCGGCAAGCACCTGCTGGAGAGCTACCTCTTCGATGCCACGGTGGATCCCGGCTGGCGCGACATCGCGGCCCGCATCCTCGGTCCCCTGTTCAGCTTCAGCGCGGGCGGTGCCGGAGGCATCTTCGCCCCCAGCCTGGCCAGTGGCGCGGCCGTGGGCGGCTGGATCGCCCAGTGGTTCGAGCCCAGCCGCGGCGAGTTCAACGTGCTGGTGCTCGCCGGCATGACCGCCTTCCTCACCGGTGTGTCCCGCTCACCGTTCACCAGCGCCATCCTGGTGCTGGAGATGACCGACCGCCACAGCGTGATCTTCCAACTGATGTACGCGGCCATGGTGGCCTACCTGATCAGCCACGGCATCGACAAGCGCAGCTACTACGAACGCATGAAGCTGCGCCTGCTGGCCGCCCTTCCCGGCAACAGCGGAAGGGAACCGGTCGGCGACCGGCCCGCGCGCAACGGCTCCAAACGGCCGCCGGAGCACGACCCGCATGACGAAGAGCCCCCGTCGCCCACACCGGGCTATGGCCTGGGCTAA
- a CDS encoding Na+ dependent nucleoside transporter, which produces MIRSLSPARLLAVTVLLLITALPLAAQSGGPAPLTGPSAMGIGRGLLGMAALIAIAWAFSARRAHVNWKVVGIGLAFQLVLALGVLYVPFVQAGFDIVGRMFVKVLDFTKAGSTFLFRDLMDVQSFGFIFALQILPTIIFFSALTSVLFYLGIIQKVVYALAWALNKSMKLSGAESLSTAGNIFLGQTEAPLMVKAYLDKMNRSEIFLVMVAGMATVAGGVLAAYVGFLGGDDPVQRLFFAKHLLTASVMAAPGAVVVAKVLYPQTEAFDSELRVGMDQVGSNFLDAMANGTTEGLKLAANVAAMLLVFFSFIALFNYVFLRIGDATGLNTWVASVSHGNFRSLSLEFILGYTFAPLMWLMGVAGEDITLTGRLVGEKLIASEFVGYESLAQLKSTGAFAYQRSIVMATYMLCGFANFASIGIQIGGIGSLAPGRRQWLSEFGFRALLGGTLASLLSATIVGMMI; this is translated from the coding sequence ATGATCCGCTCCCTCTCCCCCGCACGCCTCCTGGCCGTGACCGTGCTCCTGCTGATCACCGCCCTGCCCCTGGCCGCGCAGAGCGGAGGGCCCGCACCGCTCACCGGGCCCAGCGCCATGGGCATCGGCCGCGGCCTGCTCGGCATGGCCGCCCTCATCGCCATCGCCTGGGCCTTCAGCGCGCGGCGTGCTCACGTCAACTGGAAGGTGGTCGGCATCGGCCTCGCCTTCCAGCTCGTGCTGGCCCTCGGCGTGCTCTACGTGCCCTTCGTGCAGGCCGGCTTCGACATCGTGGGCCGCATGTTCGTGAAGGTCCTCGACTTCACCAAGGCCGGCAGCACCTTCCTCTTCCGCGACCTGATGGACGTGCAGAGCTTCGGCTTCATCTTCGCCCTGCAGATCCTGCCCACCATCATCTTCTTCAGCGCGCTCACCAGCGTGCTGTTCTACCTGGGCATCATCCAGAAGGTGGTGTACGCCCTGGCCTGGGCGCTCAACAAGAGCATGAAGCTCAGCGGCGCGGAGAGCCTGAGCACCGCGGGCAACATCTTCCTGGGTCAGACCGAAGCCCCCCTGATGGTGAAGGCCTATCTGGACAAGATGAACCGCTCGGAGATCTTCCTGGTGATGGTGGCCGGCATGGCCACCGTGGCGGGCGGCGTGCTGGCGGCCTATGTGGGCTTCCTGGGCGGCGATGACCCCGTGCAGCGGCTCTTCTTCGCCAAGCACCTGCTCACCGCCAGCGTGATGGCCGCACCCGGCGCCGTGGTGGTGGCGAAGGTCCTCTATCCGCAGACCGAGGCCTTCGACTCCGAGCTGCGCGTGGGCATGGACCAGGTGGGCAGCAACTTCCTCGACGCCATGGCCAACGGCACCACCGAGGGCCTGAAGCTCGCCGCCAACGTGGCCGCCATGCTGCTGGTGTTCTTCTCGTTCATCGCCCTGTTCAACTATGTGTTCCTGCGCATCGGCGATGCCACCGGCCTCAACACCTGGGTCGCCTCCGTGTCGCACGGCAACTTCAGGTCGCTCTCCCTGGAGTTCATCCTCGGCTACACCTTCGCCCCGCTGATGTGGCTGATGGGCGTGGCCGGGGAGGACATCACCCTGACCGGACGGCTGGTGGGGGAGAAGCTCATCGCCAGTGAGTTCGTCGGTTACGAGAGCCTTGCCCAACTGAAATCGACCGGCGCGTTCGCCTACCAACGCAGCATCGTGATGGCCACCTACATGCTGTGCGGCTTCGCCAACTTCGCCAGCATCGGCATCCAGATCGGCGGCATCGGCTCGCTGGCGCCCGGCCGACGCCAATGGCTCAGCGAATTCGGCTTCCGCGCCCTGCTCGGCGGCACCCTGGCCAGCCTGCTCAGCGCCACCATCGTGGGCATGATGATCTGA
- a CDS encoding flippase-like domain-containing protein produces MSDDVRSFLRSFSLGKVLLPVFIGLGITAVLIFRGSDLSALDGVHWTWASTLWIGLAFGSVVVRDYAYMVRIRHLTERSLTWWRSFVVIMLWEFSSALAPGLIGGGFLFAIFILNREGVDAGRSITVITFTSFLDGIFLAVMAPLMVLLLGQDALFSGVGVGSSLWGSSVFVAFWAVYIIILAYKLFVAYALFINPVIVKRWLVGLFSIPVLKRWRRNAVTTGDQLITAATGLRSKRWSYWWPALLATFASWTARYSIVNCLVHAFRDGQPVDDLLLFGKQVIMGILVLVSPTPGGSGLAEFLFNDLLGMFIPLGLAPALALLWRLISYYPYILAGAILLPRWIRRNLLHLGKGA; encoded by the coding sequence ATGTCGGACGACGTCCGCTCCTTCCTCCGCTCCTTCAGCCTGGGCAAGGTGCTGCTGCCGGTCTTCATCGGCCTGGGCATCACGGCCGTGCTCATCTTCCGCGGCAGCGACCTCAGCGCCCTCGATGGCGTGCATTGGACCTGGGCCAGCACGCTGTGGATCGGCCTGGCCTTCGGCAGTGTGGTGGTGCGCGACTACGCGTACATGGTGCGGATCCGACACCTCACCGAGCGTTCCCTCACCTGGTGGCGCAGCTTCGTGGTGATCATGCTCTGGGAGTTCAGCTCGGCGCTGGCCCCCGGGCTCATCGGTGGTGGCTTCCTCTTCGCCATCTTCATCCTCAACCGCGAGGGCGTCGACGCCGGTCGCAGCATCACCGTCATCACCTTCACCAGCTTCCTGGACGGGATCTTCCTGGCGGTGATGGCGCCGTTGATGGTGCTGCTGCTGGGGCAGGACGCGCTCTTCAGCGGCGTGGGCGTGGGCTCCAGCCTCTGGGGCAGCAGCGTGTTCGTGGCCTTCTGGGCGGTGTACATCATCATCCTGGCCTACAAGCTCTTCGTGGCCTACGCCCTCTTCATCAACCCGGTGATCGTGAAGCGCTGGCTGGTGGGCCTCTTCAGCATCCCCGTCCTGAAGCGCTGGCGCCGCAATGCGGTCACCACCGGCGACCAGCTGATCACCGCCGCCACCGGCCTGCGCAGCAAGCGCTGGAGCTACTGGTGGCCCGCCCTGCTGGCCACCTTCGCCAGCTGGACCGCCCGCTACAGCATCGTCAACTGCCTGGTGCATGCCTTCCGCGACGGCCAGCCGGTGGACGACCTGCTGCTCTTCGGCAAGCAGGTGATCATGGGCATCCTCGTGCTGGTGAGCCCCACCCCCGGCGGCAGCGGACTGGCGGAGTTCCTCTTCAACGACCTGCTGGGCATGTTCATCCCGCTCGGCCTGGCCCCCGCGCTGGCCCTGCTGTGGCGCCTCATCAGCTACTACCCCTACATCCTGGCCGGCGCCATCCTGCTGCCGCGCTGGATCCGCCGCAACCTGCTGCACCTGGGCAAAGGCGCATGA
- a CDS encoding sodium-dependent transporter — MSKTESWGSRVGLILAMAGNAVGLGNFLRFPVQAIQNGGGAFIIPYLVCFLLMGIPLLWIEWSMGRFGGRSGHHSTPFILHNMDPKRALWKYVGVFGIFTNIAVAAYYCYLESWTLSYIWHSISGTFLDMGADGVAAFFSSYIDIGVSTTGIPYEAIWFWLLCLLLNTWILSRGLSGGVEKAAKVGMPLLILFGLFLAIRGVTLKAGEHGAIHDGTVGLNFLWTPDYGSIWKPSVWLAAAGQIFFTLSVGMGSIQCYASYVRKKDDIALNAMSAGWMNEFVEVVLGGAIIIPIAIGYLGIDKVKELTATGGLGLGFKTLPYLFTQWGPWLSAIAGVCWFGLLFFAGITSSLAMGTPVMGFLQDEFGWKRGPSAWMFGLVVLVLGLPTVLFFHHGVFDEYDYWAGTVSLVVFALFEVILFAWVFGMDKGWAEINLGADLRPPTIYRFIIKYITPVILAVVFLASLPGIWEKITAPASPYLHASRLLLLALYLGIALLVRKAYLKRKRHAHGMV, encoded by the coding sequence ATGTCCAAGACCGAATCGTGGGGATCGCGCGTGGGGCTCATCCTGGCCATGGCGGGCAACGCCGTGGGGCTGGGCAACTTCCTCCGCTTCCCGGTGCAGGCCATCCAGAACGGCGGGGGTGCCTTCATCATCCCCTACCTGGTCTGCTTCCTGCTGATGGGCATTCCGCTGCTGTGGATCGAGTGGAGCATGGGGCGCTTCGGCGGGCGTTCGGGCCACCACAGCACACCGTTCATCCTGCACAACATGGACCCCAAGCGGGCTCTGTGGAAGTATGTGGGCGTGTTCGGCATCTTCACCAACATCGCCGTGGCGGCCTACTACTGCTATCTGGAGAGCTGGACGCTGAGCTACATCTGGCACAGCATCTCCGGCACCTTCCTGGACATGGGCGCTGATGGGGTCGCGGCCTTCTTCAGCAGCTACATCGACATCGGCGTCAGCACCACGGGCATCCCCTACGAGGCCATCTGGTTCTGGCTGCTCTGCCTGCTGCTGAACACGTGGATCCTGAGCAGGGGGCTGAGCGGCGGTGTGGAGAAAGCGGCCAAGGTGGGCATGCCGCTCCTGATCCTCTTCGGCCTGTTCCTCGCCATCCGCGGCGTGACCCTGAAGGCCGGTGAGCATGGTGCGATCCACGACGGCACCGTGGGCCTCAACTTCCTATGGACGCCGGACTACGGCAGCATCTGGAAACCCAGCGTGTGGCTCGCCGCCGCGGGGCAGATCTTCTTCACCCTCAGCGTGGGCATGGGCAGCATCCAGTGCTACGCCAGCTACGTCCGCAAGAAGGACGACATCGCCCTGAACGCCATGAGCGCCGGGTGGATGAACGAGTTCGTGGAGGTGGTGCTCGGCGGCGCCATCATCATCCCCATCGCCATCGGCTACCTGGGCATCGACAAGGTGAAGGAGCTCACCGCCACCGGTGGCCTGGGCCTCGGCTTCAAGACGTTGCCCTACCTGTTCACGCAGTGGGGGCCCTGGTTGTCGGCGATCGCCGGGGTGTGCTGGTTCGGCCTGCTGTTCTTCGCCGGCATCACCAGCAGCCTGGCCATGGGCACACCGGTGATGGGCTTCCTGCAGGACGAGTTCGGCTGGAAACGTGGACCCTCGGCCTGGATGTTCGGCCTGGTGGTGCTGGTGCTCGGGCTGCCCACGGTGCTCTTCTTCCACCATGGCGTGTTCGACGAGTACGACTATTGGGCCGGCACCGTGAGCCTGGTGGTGTTCGCCCTCTTCGAGGTGATCCTCTTCGCCTGGGTGTTCGGCATGGACAAGGGCTGGGCGGAGATCAACCTCGGTGCCGACCTGCGCCCACCGACCATCTACCGGTTCATCATCAAGTACATCACCCCCGTGATCCTGGCCGTGGTCTTCCTGGCCTCCCTGCCCGGTATCTGGGAGAAGATCACCGCCCCGGCCAGCCCTTACCTTCATGCCTCGCGCCTGTTGTTGCTGGCCCTGTACCTGGGCATCGCCCTGCTGGTGCGCAAGGCCTACCTGAAACGCAAACGCCACGCCCACGGGATGGTCTGA
- a CDS encoding bifunctional nuclease family protein: protein MDKVELKFLRITYSHTHAGAYALILAEAHGERRLPIIIGGVEAQAIAIQVENIKPARPLTHDLFKNLSDTLGVGLKEVIINDLVEGIFHAKLVLEQNGHEVEIDARSSDAIALALRFQCPIHTYEFIMGAAGLKVEEGEEGKEEGAAEPVERGKPAKGIKGSSIEELKELLEKALHDEDYERASKIRDEIKRREQTN, encoded by the coding sequence ATGGACAAGGTCGAGCTGAAGTTCCTGCGCATCACGTACAGCCACACGCACGCCGGTGCCTACGCGCTCATTCTGGCGGAGGCCCACGGCGAACGCCGCCTGCCCATCATCATCGGCGGGGTGGAGGCCCAGGCCATCGCCATCCAGGTGGAGAACATCAAGCCGGCGCGTCCCCTCACGCACGATCTGTTCAAGAACCTGAGCGACACCCTCGGGGTGGGTCTCAAGGAGGTGATCATCAACGACCTGGTGGAGGGCATCTTCCACGCCAAGCTGGTGCTGGAGCAGAACGGGCACGAAGTGGAGATCGACGCCCGCAGCAGCGACGCCATCGCGCTGGCGCTGCGCTTCCAATGCCCCATCCACACCTACGAGTTCATCATGGGCGCGGCCGGGCTGAAGGTGGAGGAGGGCGAAGAGGGCAAGGAGGAAGGCGCGGCCGAACCCGTGGAGCGCGGCAAACCCGCCAAGGGCATCAAGGGCAGCAGCATCGAGGAGCTGAAGGAACTGCTCGAGAAGGCGCTGCACGACGAGGACTACGAGCGCGCCAGCAAGATCCGCGACGAGATCAAGCGGCGCGAGCAGACCAACTAG
- a CDS encoding electron transfer flavoprotein subunit alpha/FixB family protein, producing MSTIVFIDTRGEKLPKAAQEAVTYASQLAGGPVTAVTFGDAQGLEALGANGAAKVVVARAVKTVDSQQLTKLVSSVVEATGATTIVCVSDATGKAVAPRVAARLKAGHVAGATGLPEGGRFRRNVFSGKARAFVEVSSPMRVVSLSPNSVPITTGGAPASVEEFAGDLGTSRVTVKELRKAGAGIPLPEAERVVSGGRGMKGAENWGPIEELARELGAATACSRPVADDHWRPHHEHVGQTGVAIRPNLYIAIGISGAIQHLAGVNQSKVICVINKDPEAPFFKAADYGIVGDAFEVLPQLIAAAKKLNAER from the coding sequence ATGAGCACCATCGTCTTCATCGACACCCGGGGTGAGAAGCTCCCCAAGGCGGCCCAGGAGGCCGTGACCTACGCCAGCCAGCTGGCCGGCGGCCCCGTGACCGCCGTCACCTTCGGCGATGCGCAGGGGCTCGAGGCCCTGGGCGCCAACGGCGCGGCCAAGGTGGTGGTGGCCCGTGCTGTGAAGACCGTGGACAGCCAGCAGCTCACCAAGCTGGTCAGCTCCGTGGTCGAGGCGACCGGTGCCACCACCATCGTGTGCGTGTCCGACGCCACCGGCAAGGCCGTGGCTCCGCGCGTCGCGGCGCGGCTGAAGGCCGGCCATGTGGCCGGTGCCACCGGCCTGCCCGAGGGCGGCCGCTTCCGCCGCAACGTGTTCAGCGGCAAGGCCCGCGCCTTCGTGGAGGTGAGCAGCCCCATGCGCGTGGTGAGCCTCAGCCCCAACAGCGTGCCCATCACCACGGGCGGCGCCCCTGCATCGGTGGAGGAGTTCGCCGGTGACCTCGGCACTTCGCGCGTGACCGTGAAGGAGCTTCGGAAGGCCGGAGCCGGCATCCCCCTGCCCGAGGCCGAGCGCGTGGTGAGCGGCGGCCGCGGCATGAAGGGCGCGGAGAACTGGGGGCCCATCGAGGAGCTGGCCCGCGAACTGGGCGCCGCCACCGCCTGCAGCCGTCCGGTGGCCGACGATCACTGGCGCCCGCACCACGAGCACGTGGGACAGACCGGGGTGGCCATCCGCCCGAACCTCTACATCGCCATCGGCATCAGCGGCGCCATCCAGCACCTGGCCGGGGTGAACCAGAGCAAGGTGATCTGCGTGATCAACAAGGACCCCGAGGCGCCCTTCTTCAAGGCCGCGGACTACGGGATCGTGGGCGATGCCTTCGAGGTGCTGCCCCAACTGATCGCCGCAGCGAAGAAGCTGAACGCCGAGCGGTAA
- a CDS encoding electron transfer flavoprotein subunit beta/FixA family protein, whose amino-acid sequence MKILVLISQVPDTTARIAFTADNTQYDGNGVTFIVNPYDEWYALVRALELKEAAGAGSVTTITVGPADTEATIRKALAIGADEAVRVDARPEDAFQVAAEVAAYAKDKGFTLILAGKETIDHNGGQVGAMLAELLDLPYVPLVSKLDVSGTTATMERDVPSGVEVLEVALPCVLGAAKGMAEQRIPNMRGIMAARTKPLQVVPASGQGPLAATVRFELPPAKGAVKLIPADQAGTLIELLHTEAKVI is encoded by the coding sequence ATGAAGATCCTCGTCCTGATCAGCCAGGTGCCCGACACCACGGCGCGCATCGCCTTCACGGCGGACAACACCCAGTACGACGGCAACGGCGTCACCTTCATCGTGAACCCCTACGATGAGTGGTATGCCCTTGTCCGTGCCTTGGAACTGAAGGAGGCTGCAGGGGCCGGCAGCGTCACCACCATCACCGTGGGCCCGGCCGACACCGAGGCCACCATCCGCAAGGCCCTGGCCATCGGCGCCGATGAGGCCGTGCGCGTGGACGCCCGGCCGGAGGACGCCTTCCAGGTGGCCGCTGAAGTGGCCGCCTACGCCAAGGACAAGGGCTTCACCCTGATCCTGGCCGGCAAGGAGACCATCGACCACAATGGCGGCCAGGTGGGCGCCATGCTGGCCGAACTGCTGGACCTGCCCTATGTACCCCTCGTGAGCAAACTGGACGTCAGCGGCACCACCGCCACCATGGAGCGCGATGTGCCCAGCGGCGTGGAAGTGCTGGAGGTGGCCCTGCCCTGTGTGCTGGGGGCCGCCAAGGGCATGGCCGAGCAGCGCATCCCCAACATGCGCGGCATCATGGCCGCCCGCACCAAGCCGCTGCAGGTGGTGCCCGCCTCCGGGCAGGGGCCCTTGGCCGCCACGGTGCGCTTCGAGCTGCCGCCGGCCAAGGGCGCGGTGAAGCTCATCCCCGCCGACCAGGCCGGCACCCTGATCGAACTGCTGCACACCGAAGCCAAGGTGATCTGA
- a CDS encoding LamG domain-containing protein, whose amino-acid sequence MRTLCLSAIALCLPLLAPAQLFVNNALDLDGLDDQAQLANASALVAGAPGMTLACRVKPRNTAPAFPDLDGFCGIRNNVDADLYFIQVGPQALEGRFRNSVGTDFTITAPVLEVGAWQSLALTYDGDTLRMYHDGVEVGSIAASGTITNTVEPLHLGTLPFQFTDFLLNGVLDEVMLWERALSADEVRCLVSGVIDGGDLTLKVHFDMDQGTPGGNNTAITAAIDVVAGAQAPLTGFALNGPGSNFVAGAEWGYVQELTLCQGETFDFGGTLIDTAGTWVNALQGAICDSLITLIVDLTPVNVTVVQLNANLFAQATNATFQWLDCGNGFAQIPGAVGAQFTATANGQFAVEVTQSGCTDTSACFTVTGVGIGEQAVPGGLRLEGDPASGQLVVLNGRSGTAAFRLVDAAGRVLRQGRLAGTRTVVPVEGLATGPYVLVVELPERPVALRFTRP is encoded by the coding sequence ATGCGAACCCTCTGCCTATCCGCGATCGCCCTGTGCCTGCCCCTGCTGGCGCCGGCCCAACTGTTCGTGAACAACGCCCTCGACCTGGACGGGCTCGACGACCAGGCCCAGCTGGCCAATGCCTCCGCGTTGGTGGCCGGCGCCCCGGGCATGACGCTGGCCTGCCGGGTGAAGCCGCGCAACACGGCGCCCGCCTTCCCCGACCTGGACGGCTTCTGCGGCATCCGCAACAACGTGGACGCCGATCTTTATTTCATCCAGGTGGGGCCGCAGGCGCTGGAAGGGCGCTTCCGCAACAGCGTCGGCACTGACTTCACCATCACCGCGCCGGTGCTGGAGGTGGGAGCGTGGCAGTCCCTCGCGCTCACCTACGACGGCGACACGCTGCGCATGTACCACGACGGCGTTGAGGTCGGCAGCATCGCTGCTTCGGGCACCATCACCAACACGGTTGAACCGCTCCACTTGGGCACCCTGCCGTTCCAGTTCACCGACTTTCTGCTCAATGGCGTGCTGGATGAGGTGATGCTCTGGGAGCGGGCGCTCTCCGCCGACGAGGTGCGCTGTTTGGTCAGCGGCGTCATCGATGGCGGCGACCTGACCTTGAAGGTGCATTTCGACATGGACCAAGGCACGCCCGGAGGCAACAACACGGCCATCACGGCGGCGATCGATGTGGTGGCCGGGGCCCAGGCGCCGCTCACGGGCTTCGCGCTCAACGGGCCGGGAAGCAACTTCGTGGCCGGCGCGGAATGGGGCTATGTCCAGGAGCTCACCCTGTGCCAGGGCGAGACCTTCGACTTCGGTGGAACGCTGATCGATACGGCCGGCACCTGGGTGAACGCGCTGCAGGGGGCCATTTGCGACAGTCTGATCACCCTCATCGTCGACCTGACCCCGGTGAACGTTACAGTGGTGCAGTTGAACGCGAACCTCTTCGCACAGGCCACCAACGCCACCTTCCAGTGGCTCGACTGCGGCAACGGGTTCGCGCAGATCCCGGGGGCGGTGGGGGCCCAGTTCACCGCCACGGCCAACGGCCAGTTCGCGGTGGAGGTGACGCAGAGCGGATGCACGGACACCTCGGCCTGCTTCACGGTCACGGGCGTGGGCATCGGGGAGCAGGCGGTGCCAGGAGGCCTGCGGTTGGAAGGCGACCCGGCGTCCGGCCAGCTAGTGGTGCTCAACGGCCGGTCGGGCACGGCGGCGTTCCGGCTGGTGGATGCCGCGGGCCGGGTCCTGAGGCAGGGGCGGCTCGCCGGCACGCGCACCGTGGTCCCGGTGGAGGGCCTGGCCACCGGACCGTATGTGCTCGTGGTGGAGCTGCCGGAACGACCGGTGGCCCTGCGCTTCACCCGGCCCTGA
- a CDS encoding pyruvate dehydrogenase complex E1 component subunit beta, which yields MRTIQYREALNEAMSEEMRRDPSVFLMGEEVAEYDGAYKVSKGMLAEFGPQRIIDTPISELGFTAIGVGAAMNGLRPIVEFMTWNFAILASDQIINHAAKMLQMSGGQFHIPIVFRGGNGSAGQLAATHSQSFEAFYANIPGLKVVTPSNPYDAKGLLKSAIRDDDPVLVMESERMYGDKGEIPDGEYLVPIGLAHVARKGTDVTIVSFGKMMKVALAAAEELQKEGVNAEVIDLRTIRPLDTATILASVKKTNRLVVVDENFPMVSIASEVAYRVQKDAFDFLDAPVLRINQADTPLPFSPPLIEASLPNPTRVIAAVKEVMYLRK from the coding sequence ATGCGCACCATTCAGTACCGCGAGGCCCTCAACGAGGCGATGTCCGAGGAGATGCGCCGTGACCCGTCCGTCTTCCTCATGGGCGAGGAGGTGGCCGAGTACGACGGCGCCTACAAGGTGAGCAAGGGCATGCTCGCGGAGTTCGGTCCGCAGCGGATCATCGACACGCCCATCAGCGAACTGGGCTTCACGGCCATCGGCGTGGGCGCCGCCATGAACGGCCTGCGTCCCATCGTGGAGTTCATGACCTGGAACTTCGCCATCCTGGCCAGTGACCAGATCATCAACCACGCGGCCAAGATGCTGCAGATGAGCGGTGGCCAGTTCCACATCCCCATCGTGTTCCGTGGGGGCAACGGCAGCGCCGGTCAGCTGGCCGCCACCCACAGCCAGAGCTTCGAGGCCTTCTACGCCAACATCCCCGGCCTCAAGGTGGTGACGCCCAGCAACCCCTACGATGCCAAGGGCCTGCTCAAGAGCGCCATCCGCGACGATGATCCCGTGCTGGTGATGGAGAGCGAGCGCATGTACGGCGACAAGGGCGAGATCCCCGACGGCGAGTACCTCGTGCCCATCGGCCTGGCCCACGTGGCGCGCAAGGGGACCGACGTCACCATCGTGAGCTTCGGCAAGATGATGAAGGTGGCTCTGGCCGCTGCGGAAGAGCTGCAGAAGGAGGGGGTGAACGCCGAGGTCATCGACCTGCGCACCATCCGCCCGCTGGATACCGCCACCATCCTGGCCAGCGTGAAGAAGACCAACCGCCTGGTGGTGGTCGACGAGAACTTCCCGATGGTGAGCATCGCCAGCGAGGTGGCCTACCGCGTGCAGAAGGACGCCTTCGACTTCCTCGACGCGCCCGTGCTCCGCATCAACCAGGCCGACACCCCGCTGCCCTTCAGCCCGCCGCTGATCGAGGCCAGCCTCCCCAACCCCACCCGCGTCATCGCCGCCGTGAAGGAGGTGATGTACCTGCGGAAGTGA